The sequence AGACGAAGTGCACCACGGGGAAGCTCATGGCTGCCTCACCTCTATCGACATCTCCGGGGGGTGCTCCAGTGTCTTGTGCACCGAGCAAAGCGTGGCCGCGCGCCCGGCCGCCGCGCGCCGCTCCGCCGGCAGCGACGGCCAGTCCACCAGCACGTCCATGTTGCCCACACGGTGCGGGTTCTCGGTGAACTTCCAGGTCACCTCCACCGCCAGGTCGTCGGCGGGGAGCTTGGCGTTGGTCGCCCAGGAGTGCAGGACCGAGAAGGTGCAGTTCGCCAGGCCGCTCGCCAGCATGTGATACGGCGAATACACCATCTCGGCCGAATCCGCCTCGATGGTCAGCGGCCCCGCTCCGCCTTCGATCCTCAGCCGCTCGTCCGAGATCAGGGTGATCTTCACGCGCTCTCCCCAGGTGTTCGTGTGGTCCCGCCCGCGCCACCTTTGTTCATCTCCCGAGTCCGGCGGCTGTGCTCACCTCGAAAATGCCGCCGTGTCGCAACTTCCGTGTCGGCAGATTGTTACACCGCCGGGTCCGCCTCGCTCCGCCGCGTCGCGTCTCGCGGGAAGATCACGGGAGATGAGGCGCCGCGCATCGGAACGGGGCGACGGGCGTCAGGGAGTGAACGACGGCGGATCGCTGGCCGGGAACGATTCCTCGCTCGCCTCGTCCACCAGGTCGTCGTAGTCGGGTTCGGCGCCGGTGGACGGTTTGCGCTCCGAATCGTCCGGGAGCTTTCGCGGGGCGTCCGTCGCTCCGGGCGCGCGGTCCGCATGTCCATCTCCGGCGCCGGCGGGTCTCCCGGGCTCCTGCTGCATCGCGCACTCCGCGGTTCGCGTGTGGTCAGCCCTTGATCAGCGATTCGGCGCCGTCGATCCACATCTCCGTGCCCGTGATGTGGTCCGACGCGTCGGAGACCAGGAAGAGCACCAGCTTGGCCACCTGCTCGGCCGTGCCGGGCGCGCGGCGCAGCGGCTTGTTGCCCTCCGGGAACTCCACCGGGATCACCACGTGCTCCAGGTCGCGCTTCTCGGTGTTGTCGTCGATCTCGGTGTCGATGGCGCCGGGGCAGATCACGTTGATGCGCACTTTGCTGGGAGCCAGCTCCAGCGCCATCATCTTGGTGAACGCCACCTGTGCCGCCTTGCTGCACGAGTACGCCGTCGCGCCCGTGTTGCTGAAGATGCGCGTGCCGTTCACCGAGGCCGTGACCACGATGGCGCCACCCTGCTTCTTCAGGAACGGCACCGCGTACTTCACCGTCAGGAACGTGCCCTTCAGGTTGATGTCGAGCGTGCGGTCCCACTCGTCGGGCTCCAGCTCCTCGATGGGGGCCCACACGCCGTTGATGCCCGCGTTGGCGAACACGATGTCCAGCCGGCCCCACCGGTCGGTGGTCTCCTTCACGGCGCGCTGCATGTCGTCGGGCTTGGAGATGTCGGCCAGCACGGCCATGGCCTCGCCGTCCGCGTCCTTGATCTCCTGCACCGCCTTCTCCAGCTGCTCCGGGGTGCGGCCCAGGGCGGCGACCTTCGCGCCTTCCTTCGCCAGGAGCACCGCCGCCGCCTTCCCGATGCCGGATCCCGCGCCGCTGATCAGCGCCACCTTGCCCTCGAGCTGCATCGCTCCGCCCTCCCGTGCGTGGTTTGCTTCGGGCGCCGTTCGCGTCCGGTGCGCCGTCGTCCGAGATTTTCGTACCACGGGGGGGAACGGGCTGTCTATCTCGCGGCGGGCCGCTCCGGAGCCGGCCGGGCGGTACTGCTGCCCGTCCGTCTCCTACGCGGGGTCGGGGAGCCTCCTCCTCCGGCGGGCGATACTGCCTGCCCGCCTACGTCCGGGGTCTCCCCGCCCCGGCGGGAGCCCCGCGTGCCTCCATGCTCACGGACAAATCACGCCGCGCGCGTCTCCCGCCGTACATCTTCTTTTGGGTACGGCAGCCGAACGACAGCCGTCCTCCTTCCCCGTCTCCCGACATCACGCCAAGCCGATGCGCCTCATCCGTCGGGCGACGAGTAACCGTCAGCGCAACGGAAACGTCTCGACGGCTTCGTACCGGGGCGGACCTGCGCCCAGGCGGCTTCGGAAGAGCACGACGGAATCCACCCTCATCCGTGCGCGGAACGGCGGGATCGCGCGGAGCACGGCGGACACGTCCCGCGGCGGCTGTACGCGGCTGAGCGTGAGGTGAGGCGCGAACGGACGCGGCTCGGCTGCAAATCCCGCTCGGACGGCGGCTCGCTCCACCTCCGCGGCGAGCGCCCGCAGCGCGCAGGCGCCGCTCTCCACGCCCACCCACACCACCGACGCTCGCGCGGCACGCGGGAACGCACCCATCTGCCCGAAGCCCATCTCGAACGCAACAGCCAGGGGCGCCGCCCGCAACTCCGCGCGCAGCCTCTCCGCATCTTTGGGATCAGTGTCGCCGAGGAAGCGCAGCGTGAGGTGCCAGCTCGCCGGCGGCACTGCCCGCCCCGGCAGCCCTCGCTCCCCTACCGTCCCAGCGAGGTGATCCACAAGCCCCTGCCGCACCTCGTCAGAGATCGCCACGCCTACGAACAAACGCTCCACCTCGCCTCCTCTGCCTCCGACGAAAAAGCGCTGGTCACATCTCCCCCACCTGCTTGCGCCATGCCGCACGATCGAGCGATGGCGCCGCTACGCGTCTCCATGCCCCTCGGCGTATCGTGTAAGCGCAGTCGATGACGGATGGAGCGCGGTTCGGCCGAGCGAGTCGGATTCGGTCCACGATGCGCGAAGGGTGCCCGGCTGCGATAGCTGGGCACCCTTCGTCTGTCATATCACAGTATCATCCCGGCATCGACCGCAGTCGAAAGCGGGTCAATGGCGGTCGAGCACCGCCGGAGTCCTCGCGGGCGGTCAGCGGCCGCGGGAGACGCCCCACCAGTAGCAGCAGTCGCAGCGGCGGGTGGTGCTGCCCTTGCCCGCCAGCCAGCGAAGCGGCCGCAAGACGAGCGGCGTTGGAATGCGCGTGGTGGCGCGGGAGCAGCGAGGGCACTTGGACGAGCCCACGATGGGCGGGAGCGGGAACCGGCGCACGGGGCGAACTCCTGCGATGGGTCTGGACGGGGCTGGCGCGCGGCGGGAGCAGCGCGCGGGGGCAGGTACGCGGTAAGGCGGGGAAGACGGAGCTTGCCGGGCCGAGCCAAACGCGGGGGATCGTCGCTGCAACGTGTGGCAGGTGCAGTTGTGGCGGGTTCAATAATGATGCGGCCGCCTCGCCGCCAGCGCAAGCCTCGTCTCGTCCACACGCGGCGGTGCCGTAACGCGTGGGGACAGATGTTTCGCCCTGCCGTACGATCCACCTCGGCATGTCCGAATCCTCACGCTCACCGGCCGGATAGACCGCCATCCGCCCTGCTCGTCACGCGTTCGCTCGGCCGACTTGACGGCCTTCACGTCAGCGCGCTCGCGGCATCCGCCGGCATCGAGAGACGCGCATCTCCCGAAGCGAAGTGAAAGAGCGGATGTGAAAGGGGATGCGCTCGGCGCGCGGCGCATTATATTGCTGCTCTTCAATCAGCCCCGCTCCTCGACACACTCCTCGCCCACAGCTTCCGCGTGCCCGCCACCGGGCCACAGCATCCCCGCATTCGGCAAGCGACGCCGGGAAGATCCAGGCTCCCATGCGCCCTCTACGCCACGTTCTCTTCCGTTCCTTTGCGCTGGCCGCGCTCGCGCTGCTGCACGGCTGCGCCATCTTCCACGGCGCCCCGGATCCGTACGCCGCGCCGCGCGGACGGCGCTCGTCGCCCGCGCCCGCCGCGGAGCACCGGCACAGCGGCCCGCCACCCGTGGCCGTGTCGTCGCTGGTGATCCCCGTGCAGGGCGTCCGCGCGGAGCAGCTGCGCGACTCGTACGAGGACGGGCGCGAGGGGCACGTGCACCATGCCATCGACATCATGGCGCCGGGCGGCACGCCGGTGGTGGCCGCGGCGGACGGTGCGGTGCTCAAGCTGCGCACGGGCGGCATCGGCGGCATCACCGTCTACCAGGTGGGACCGGACGGGCGCACGCTCTTCTACTATGCGCACCTGCTGCGCTACGTGGCGGGACTGGCCGAAGGGCAGACGGTGAAGCGGGGGCAGATCATCGCCTACGTGGGCGACACGGGCAACGCCGGCAAGGGCAACTACCACCTGCACTTCTCCATCGGCTACCTGGCCGACCCGCGCCGGTGGTGGGAGAGCGAGAACGTCGATCCCTTCCCGCTGCTGGGCGGCACCGCCCCCCGCCGCACTACCGACGTGGGTGGCCGGTAGATAGAGATAGGATATGCGCGGCGGGCTAGCCGCCCCGCATCTTCGACTCTCGGCTCGTACGTCGCAACACGAGTACGCGAGCCGCCGAATCTGCTCCGCCCGACGGTGCCTGAGCCGCGCGGCTCTACCGATCGATCGTCTCGCATCTCCCGAACACCCATCCAGAACTGGAGGCTCCGCATGACGTCCGCTCCGCTCGCCCGCACGCTCGCGTGCGCCGCACTGCTCGCGCTGGGCGCCTGCGCGGGGTCGCGCATGGCCGCCGCCCCGCCCGCCGGCTCGCCCGCGCAGGAGATCACCGCGCTGCTCCAGACCTCTACCGAGGAGTGGAACCGGGGCAACCTGGAGGGCTTCCTGGTGCCGTACTCCGACGCGCCGGGCACCACGTTCGTGGGCAGCAGCGGGCTGGTGCGCGGGAAGGACGCCATCCGCGAGAAGTACCGCTCCAGCTACTTCCGCCCGAACGCGCCGCTCCCGGGCACGCTCTCTTTCCGCGACATCGAGGTGCGTCCGCTGGGCCCGCGGAACGCGCTGGCGGTGGGGCGCTGGATCGTGACCGACCGCGGCACCGGCGCGCAGAGCGGCACCGGCCTCTTCTCGCTCACGCTGGAGCTGACGCCCGCCGGCTGGCGCATCATCCACGACCACTCGTCCTGACGCATCTGCCGGGATCGAGACGGCGGGCAGGCGGATGACGGGCGACGTGACCTCTGCGGAAACGACGGGAGCCGGACCCATCCGAGGAGGACGAGTCCGGCTCCGTGTTCATCATCCACTGCGCTCCCGAAACCCGTCGGACGGTAGGTGTTCGCGAGATGCGTTACGTCCGATTCCTTCGGCGGATGCGATGAATCGCGATCGTGCGAGGGCGAACGATTCGGACTGCCTGGTGAACGGCTTGCGCTCCGTCGTCTGAAGAGCAGCCGGCCCCGCGGAGCTACCGCGCGAGGAACCGCCGCTCACGGATGTCCTTGACGCCGGACGCGACGCCGGCGCCCACCGCCACGCCGAAGACGAGCACGGTGCCTCCGCCGATGAGGGGGAGCACCGCGGCGACCGGCGAGGCGACGATGGCGGCGCCCAGGCCGGCCAGGAAGGGCACGGGCGCCTTCTGCACCGCGTCCACGAAGGCCAGCTTGCTGCGAACGAAGCCGCGCGACTGCGTATATCCGACGACCGCCGAGACGGCCGCCACCGCGGCGCCGATTCCGAAAGTGACGAGTTCGAACATGGGATGTGCTCCGGTTCTCGGGAACTGCGGTTGGAAACCCTGGCCGCTCTACGCAACCCGTCGCGCCGCGGTTTCACGGGTGCCGTACGAGAGCGGCGCGCGCGGCGGCCGAGCTCGTGAGGGCGGCTGCGGCGCGCCGGAATCCGCCCGGACGCAATCCGTCCCGCGTTGAAACGGGAAACGGCACGACGAATGCCAGATGCAAGCGATTTGCGTTTTTCAGCAGGAGCGGCGTGACCGGATTCGCAACCGGTTGGCGCGCAGGTTGTTGCAGCAGGGCGGCCATGCAGCCGCCGCACGGGCGGGCGGACCTCGCCCCGTTCCCCTCCAGATGCCCGGCATGCACGAATCCGCACAGTCGCCGCTGAACGACCCCGCCCGCGTGCTCGCGGTGGAGCGCGCGGGCCTGCTCGACGCCCCCGCGCACGACGCGCTGGAGCGGCTGTCGCGCCTTGCCGTGCGCCTGCTGGACGCGCCCCTGGCGGGCGTGACGCTGCTCACGCGCGACGCGCAGCACTTCGTGGCGCTGGCCGGCAAGGACGAGTCCAACGCGCCTCGCACGCTTCCGCTGTCGCACTCGTTCTGCCGCCACGTGGTGGAGAGCGGCGAGGCGCTGGTGGTGACCGACGCGCGCGAGCACCCCCTGCTGTGCGGCACGCCGCCGGTGGAGGAGATGGGAGTGCTGGCGTACGTCGGCATCCCCCTGCGCACGGCCGAGGGGCACACGCTGGGCTCGTTCTGCGTGTACGACCGCCGGCGGCGCGACTGGACCGAGGCGGACCTGGAGACCATGCGCGACCTGGCGGCGCTGGCGCTCACCGAGATCGAGAGCCGGGTGCGCGAGAGGGACCTGGCGCGCGCCGCGGCGGCGCTGCGCGGTTCCGAGGCGCGGCTGCGGTCGGTGCTGGCCTCCACGCCCGACGCGGTGATCCTGGCCCGCGAGGACGACACCGTGGTGGAGTGGAACCCGGCGGCCCGCGCTCTCTTCGGCTACGAGGACCACGAGGTGCTGGGCGGCCCCCTCGCGCGGCTGATGCCCGAGGGCTACCGCGGCGCGCACTCGGCCGGGCTGCTGCGCCACGCGCGGACGGGCGGGGAGCGCACCGTCCGCGGGACCGTGCAGGTGCACGGACAGCGGCGCGACGGCTCCATCGTCCCTATCGAGCTGTCGCTGGCGAGCTGGCGCGAGGAGGGCGGCACCTTCTACAGCGCCTTCATGCGCGACGTGACAGGCCGCCTGGAGATGGAAACGGAGCTGCGCCAGGCGGAGCGGGAGTACCGCAGCCTGTTCGAGCACGCGCAGGACGGCATCCTGGTGCTCTCGGTGAACGGCGAGCAGGTGCTGGCGGCCAACCCGCGCGCCTGCGAGCTGTACGGCTACGCGCGCGAGGAGCTGGTGGGGATGTCGCTCGAGGCGGTGTCCACCGATGTGGAGGCGGGGCGAAGGCAGGTGAAGGAGACGTTCGCGGGCGGTGTGCCGCGCCGGTTCGAGGTGGAGCAGGTGCGGAGCGACGGCCGGCGCATCCGCGTGGAGATGACGGCCACGCCGGTGGAGTATCGCGGCGGGCCCGCGCTGCTCCTCATCAACCGCGACGTGACGGGCCGCGCCCACACCGAGGAAGCGTTGCGCGACGCCGAGTCGCAGTTCCGCGCCATCTTCGACGAGGCGCCCATCGGCATCTCGCAGGTGGACGTGGGCGGACGGCCCATGCGCAGCAACCGCGCGCTGCAGGAGATGCTGGGCTACTCCGGCGCGGAGCTCTCGGCCATGACGTTCGCCGAGTTCACGCACCCCGACGATCGCGAGGCGGACGCGGACCGGTTCGCGCGGATGATGGCGGGGACGCTGCCGTCGTACCAGATGCGGAAGCGCTACCTGCGGCGCGACGGCGGCATGGTGTGGGCGGAGCTGTCGGTCTCGCTGGTGCGAGACGCCGACGGTGCGCCGCGCTTCGCCGTCGGGATGGTGCAGAACGTCACCGAGCGGCTGCTGGCCGAGGCGGCGCTGGAGCAGAGCCGCGCGGAGCTGCTGCAGGCGCAGAAGATGGACGCGGTGGGGCGGCTGGCAGGCGGTGTGGCGCACGACTTCAACAACCTGCTCACCGCCATCCTGGGCAACGTGCAGATGCTGCTGGCGGACCTGCCGGACGGCGGGCCCGACGAGATGCGCGTGGAGCTGGAGGAGATCGCCCGGGTGAGCCGCCGGGCGGCCGACCTCACGCGGCAGCTGCTGGCCTTCAGCCGGCGGCAGGTGCTGCTGCCCGAGGTGATGGACCTGAACGCCGCCGTGAGGGCCGCCCAGAAGCTGCTGCGCCGCCTGATCGGGGAGGACGTGGAGCTGCGGGTGGAGGCGGAGCCCGGTGCGGCGTGGGTCCGCGCGGACCCGGGCCAGCTGGAGCAGGTGCTGGTGAACCTGGCGGTCAACGCCCGCGACGCCATGCCCGGCGGCGGCGTGCTCACCCTCTCCGCGCGCCGCGACGCCGCGGCCGTGCCGCCCACGGTGGAGCTGCGGGTGCGCGACACGGGCACGGGCATGACGCCGGACGTGCTGGAGCACGTGTTCGAGCCGTTCTTCACCACCAAGCCGGTGGGCAAGGGCACGGGCCTGGGCCTCTCCACGGTGTACGGCATCGTGCAGCAGAGCGGCGGCGACCTGCGCGTGGAGAGCGCCGTGGGCCGCGGCACCACCTTCACCGTGCGCTTCCCCGCGGCCGACGCGCCTGCCGACGCGCCTCCCGCGTCCCCGCCCGCCCCCGTGCGCGGGTCCGGCACGGTGCTGCTGGTGGAGGACGAAGCCGCGGTGCGGCGCGTGGCCAAGCGGGTGCTGGAGCGTAGCGGCTACACCGTGATCGAGGCCGGCGACGGCGCCGCGGCCCTCCGCGCGTGCGACGCGCACGAGGGCGAGATCGTGCTGCTGGTGACCGACGTGGTGATGCCCGGGATGAACGGGCGCGAGGTGGCGCGCGCCATCCAGGCCCGCCGCCCCGGCGTGAAGACGCTGTTCATGTCCGGCTACAACGACGAAGCCATCAGCCAGCACGGCGTGCTTGCCGACGGCGCCTCCTTCCTGGGCAAGCCGTTCACCCCCGAGACGCTGGCTGCCAAGGTCCGCGAGGTCCTCCACGCATCCTCCCCCGCAGAGCCGTAGCCTGCCGGTCGGCGGCGGCGGCGCATCCGCATCCACAAACCTCGCCGTACTCCTTCGGCCGTCCCTGGACGTGTTCGCGCGGACGGCGCCACCCGCATCACCTTCCGTCATTCTCGCGTGGGTCGCCGGGAACGCGCGGCGATCTCGGTAGATGCGGGGCCGCCGTGCATCTGCCGAAAGCTCCGCCGTGGCTCGATCCGCCGCACGCGGGCGCCGCGGCGTTGCCGGGGATGCGCGGCGGGGGGTATTTTCCGGGTCCGGCCACCCGGCCGCGCCTTTCGCACACCTCCGTCCGCCACGGCCCATGCCCCTGAAACGCCGCTCCGCTCTCCTCGCCCGCGCCGCGGTGGCGCTGGCCGCTCCGCTCGCCGCCGCATGCGCCACGCCCGCGGCCAGCGCGCAGGCGGGCGCCGCTGCGGCCGGGCCCGCGCCCGCAGCGGGCGTACGCATCGAGGACGTGCGCGCCTCGCTGGGCACGCTGGCCCACGACTCCATGGAGGGCCGCGCCACCGGCGCGCCGGGCTCGGCGCGGGCGGCGCGCTTCATCGCGGAGCAGATGCGGCAGTACGGGCTGGAGGCGGCGGGCGACAGCGGCTACTTCCAGCGCGTGCCGCTGGTGGTGGGAACCAGCGCCAGCGGCCGCCGCACCGTGCGCCTGCTGGCGGACGGCGACACCGCGCCGGTTTCGCGGCGGGTGACCGGGGTGAACGTGGTGGGCATCCTGCGCGGCAGCGACCCGGTGCTGCGGGACTCGGCGGTGCTGGTGGACGCGCACTACGACCACCTGGGCGTGCGGCAGCCGGTGGACGGCGATTCCATCTACAACGGCGCGGACGACGACGCGTCGGGCGTGGTGGCGGTGCTGGAGATCGCGCGGGCGATGGCGCACGGCCCGCGGCCGCGGCGCACCGTGATCTTCCTGGCGACCACGGGCGAGGAGGTGGGGCTTCTGGGCACGCGCTGGTACGTGGCCCACCCCGTGGTGCCGCTGGAGCGCACCGAGGCCAACCTGGAGATCGAGATGATCGGGCGGCCGGACTCGCTCGCCGGCGGCGAGGGCAAGGGCTGGCTCACGGGCTACGACCGCTCCACCATGGGCGCCATGCTGCGGCAGGCGGGCATCCCCATCGTGCCGGACCCGCGGCCGGCCGAGAACTTCTTCGAGCGCAGCGACAACATCGCGTTTGCGCGGATGGGGATCCCGGCGCACACGCTCTCGTCGTTCAACCTTCACGAGGACTACCACACGCCGCGCGACGAGGTGGACCGCGTGGACTTCACGCACTTGACGGCGGTGATCGACGCCGCCGCCCGCGCCGTCCGCATGCTCGCCGACGGCCCCGCGCCCACGTGGGTCGCAGGCGGCCGGCCCGCGGCCCGGTAGCTTTTCGGGGGCGCTCGACCGCAAGGCTCACGCGGAGGCGCGGAGGACGCGGAGAACGGCCGGAGAGCGAGCGGTTCTCCGCGTCTTCGCGCCTCCGCGTGAGGTCTTTGGATACGGCTCCGGCGATGCGTCGTCATCTCGCCGAACCTCGCCCGCGCTTGCGCATCCGCGGTGATGCGGAGGCCGCGCATCTGCCGGATTCGCTACTGTTCGTCTACGTTTGATGGCCGGCCTTCCGTGGAAGCAGGCCGGCCGATCCGCATCTTCCGAACAACCCTGCCGCACGCCCACCGGAGCACCGATGTCCAGCAACGCCAGCGGGCCGCCGATGATCGCGGTGGAGCGCCTGACCAAGACGTACGACCGCCGCGTGGCGGTGGACGACGTGAGCTTCACCGTGGGCGGCGGCGAGATC comes from Longimicrobiaceae bacterium and encodes:
- a CDS encoding OsmC family protein, which gives rise to MKITLISDERLRIEGGAGPLTIEADSAEMVYSPYHMLASGLANCTFSVLHSWATNAKLPADDLAVEVTWKFTENPHRVGNMDVLVDWPSLPAERRAAAGRAATLCSVHKTLEHPPEMSIEVRQP
- a CDS encoding SDR family NAD(P)-dependent oxidoreductase; translated protein: MQLEGKVALISGAGSGIGKAAAVLLAKEGAKVAALGRTPEQLEKAVQEIKDADGEAMAVLADISKPDDMQRAVKETTDRWGRLDIVFANAGINGVWAPIEELEPDEWDRTLDINLKGTFLTVKYAVPFLKKQGGAIVVTASVNGTRIFSNTGATAYSCSKAAQVAFTKMMALELAPSKVRINVICPGAIDTEIDDNTEKRDLEHVVIPVEFPEGNKPLRRAPGTAEQVAKLVLFLVSDASDHITGTEMWIDGAESLIKG
- the thpR gene encoding RNA 2',3'-cyclic phosphodiesterase, with the protein product MERLFVGVAISDEVRQGLVDHLAGTVGERGLPGRAVPPASWHLTLRFLGDTDPKDAERLRAELRAAPLAVAFEMGFGQMGAFPRAARASVVWVGVESGACALRALAAEVERAAVRAGFAAEPRPFAPHLTLSRVQPPRDVSAVLRAIPPFRARMRVDSVVLFRSRLGAGPPRYEAVETFPLR
- a CDS encoding M23 family metallopeptidase, whose product is MRPLRHVLFRSFALAALALLHGCAIFHGAPDPYAAPRGRRSSPAPAAEHRHSGPPPVAVSSLVIPVQGVRAEQLRDSYEDGREGHVHHAIDIMAPGGTPVVAAADGAVLKLRTGGIGGITVYQVGPDGRTLFYYAHLLRYVAGLAEGQTVKRGQIIAYVGDTGNAGKGNYHLHFSIGYLADPRRWWESENVDPFPLLGGTAPRRTTDVGGR
- a CDS encoding DUF4440 domain-containing protein, with translation MTSAPLARTLACAALLALGACAGSRMAAAPPAGSPAQEITALLQTSTEEWNRGNLEGFLVPYSDAPGTTFVGSSGLVRGKDAIREKYRSSYFRPNAPLPGTLSFRDIEVRPLGPRNALAVGRWIVTDRGTGAQSGTGLFSLTLELTPAGWRIIHDHSS
- a CDS encoding PAS domain S-box protein; the protein is MHESAQSPLNDPARVLAVERAGLLDAPAHDALERLSRLAVRLLDAPLAGVTLLTRDAQHFVALAGKDESNAPRTLPLSHSFCRHVVESGEALVVTDAREHPLLCGTPPVEEMGVLAYVGIPLRTAEGHTLGSFCVYDRRRRDWTEADLETMRDLAALALTEIESRVRERDLARAAAALRGSEARLRSVLASTPDAVILAREDDTVVEWNPAARALFGYEDHEVLGGPLARLMPEGYRGAHSAGLLRHARTGGERTVRGTVQVHGQRRDGSIVPIELSLASWREEGGTFYSAFMRDVTGRLEMETELRQAEREYRSLFEHAQDGILVLSVNGEQVLAANPRACELYGYAREELVGMSLEAVSTDVEAGRRQVKETFAGGVPRRFEVEQVRSDGRRIRVEMTATPVEYRGGPALLLINRDVTGRAHTEEALRDAESQFRAIFDEAPIGISQVDVGGRPMRSNRALQEMLGYSGAELSAMTFAEFTHPDDREADADRFARMMAGTLPSYQMRKRYLRRDGGMVWAELSVSLVRDADGAPRFAVGMVQNVTERLLAEAALEQSRAELLQAQKMDAVGRLAGGVAHDFNNLLTAILGNVQMLLADLPDGGPDEMRVELEEIARVSRRAADLTRQLLAFSRRQVLLPEVMDLNAAVRAAQKLLRRLIGEDVELRVEAEPGAAWVRADPGQLEQVLVNLAVNARDAMPGGGVLTLSARRDAAAVPPTVELRVRDTGTGMTPDVLEHVFEPFFTTKPVGKGTGLGLSTVYGIVQQSGGDLRVESAVGRGTTFTVRFPAADAPADAPPASPPAPVRGSGTVLLVEDEAAVRRVAKRVLERSGYTVIEAGDGAAALRACDAHEGEIVLLVTDVVMPGMNGREVARAIQARRPGVKTLFMSGYNDEAISQHGVLADGASFLGKPFTPETLAAKVREVLHASSPAEP
- a CDS encoding M20/M25/M40 family metallo-hydrolase translates to MPLKRRSALLARAAVALAAPLAAACATPAASAQAGAAAAGPAPAAGVRIEDVRASLGTLAHDSMEGRATGAPGSARAARFIAEQMRQYGLEAAGDSGYFQRVPLVVGTSASGRRTVRLLADGDTAPVSRRVTGVNVVGILRGSDPVLRDSAVLVDAHYDHLGVRQPVDGDSIYNGADDDASGVVAVLEIARAMAHGPRPRRTVIFLATTGEEVGLLGTRWYVAHPVVPLERTEANLEIEMIGRPDSLAGGEGKGWLTGYDRSTMGAMLRQAGIPIVPDPRPAENFFERSDNIAFARMGIPAHTLSSFNLHEDYHTPRDEVDRVDFTHLTAVIDAAARAVRMLADGPAPTWVAGGRPAAR